In the Malania oleifera isolate guangnan ecotype guangnan chromosome 1, ASM2987363v1, whole genome shotgun sequence genome, one interval contains:
- the LOC131158328 gene encoding uncharacterized protein LOC131158328 produces the protein MTIELCSENSSVTMSPRISFSYGFCQSDIIPVEPHDHRSDSNASEFESCIDFDFCVRESFDHDSSSADELFSDGKILPIQIKNTACLPEEMDHKLKSQPPLPPPQRRRPLRDHIGSKCGISKSESAKESKSLINDTEEKQNSKSFWSFKRSSSLNCVGGGYGRSLCPLPLLSRSNSTGSEASTKRSQLSKDNHSHKQQKHSQIKPSQSSSSSMSNHKPPFKKVYGSQSNSSVRISPVLNMAPPSLFGLGSLFNGKDKGKKK, from the coding sequence ATGACGATCGAGCTGTGCTCTGAGAATTCCAGTGTGACCATGAGCCCTAGAATCTCTTTTTCCTACGGTTTCTGCCAATCAGATATCATCCCTGTGGAGCCACACGATCATCGATCGGATTCAAATGCGTCGGAATTCGAATCCTGCATCGATTTCGATTTCTGCGTTCGCGAGAGCTTCGATCATGATTCTTCCTCCGCGGATGAGCTCTTCTCCGACGGAAAGATTCTCCCGATTCAAATTAAGAATACGGCATGTCTGCCAGAGGAAATGGATCACAAATTGAAATCTCAACCACCTCTCCCTCCGCCACAACGGCGACGCCCTCTTCGCGATCATATTGGAAGCAAATGCGGAATTTCGAAGAGCGAAAGCGCGAAGGAATCGAAGAGTTTGATTAACGATACAGAAGAGAAGCAAAATTCGAAGTCATTTTGGAGTTTCAAGCGGAGCAGTAGTTTGAACTGCGTCGGCGGCGGGTACGGGAGGAGCCTATGCCCACTGCCCCTGCTATCGAGAAGCAATTCTACTGGATCGGAGGCAAGCACTAAGCGATCGCAGTTGTCCAAGGACAATCACAGCCATAAGCAGCAGAAGCATTCACAGATTAAACCATCGCAATCTTCGTCTTCTTCGATGAGTAACCACAAGCCTCCGTTCAAGAAGGTTTACGGATCACAGAGCAACAGTAGCGTTCGAATTAGCCCTGTTTTGAATATGGCACCGCCGAGCCTTTTCGGGCTGGGCTCGCTCTTCAACGGCAAGGACAAGGGGAAGAAGAAGTGA